One Owenweeksia hongkongensis DSM 17368 genomic region harbors:
- a CDS encoding SusC/RagA family TonB-linked outer membrane protein: MKKLLQILLLITCFTVCYEPLNAQDTKTISGVITSPTDGLPLPGAAVVVKGSEAATITDANGAFTIQASPDAILEVSFIGHKTQQVSVSGRTQINISLEEETSVLEQVVVVGYGTQKKSHVTGSVSKAEGSEMAQIAVPRADQALVGKLAGVQVTNTSAEAGAAPTIQVRGLTSISASTSPLIVIDGYPIQGDLSTIDMNDVESIEVLKDAASASIYGSRGANGVILVTTKSGGSSYGAKPATFTFNSYVGVKTPIKQEIYPSSDEWSNYVRSNLSQMGLTTVPDEIVQMDNLGTNTDWEDVMMRNGLIQNYSLGVSGGTQGVNYYIGGSYIGDEGVLRTNDYDKYNLRVNIDSKLNDWLEVGVNINPSMSKQQILGVGLHDALRSQPWLPEYHTSETVQYAAAAGYDVQVGDIAHERHFSDVNGVNLQLTSNNSSLAKVDGRTRTSQYFSNIANAYAKVKLTKSLSFRTSFGTFNSSAQNEYFQESWSIRTEATEGTYSEDKIFDWLSENTLTFDKSFGDHDLNVLGGFSAQKTTYSNTSLAANSFLTDQISTLNAGIISSGSTFEEQSSLASLFSRVNYSYKNKYMVSLSARGDGSSKFGINNQWGFFPSASLGWRVSQEDFFKPLTNTINEFKLRATVGKTGNNGIPNYAAYGTLTPVNSINNNTIEQGFAQTSTSNPDLSWESTTETNFGIDMAFMENRLYFSFDYYIAETDQLLLLVPISAVTGFTEEYQNIGKMKNTGFDFEVNFVAIDNDKFTWRIGGNISHYRNELLDFAGVDQLISTPDEKRPSQYIAQVGSPLVQFYGYETASQISTSDLATPYWPVNVGADAVYVKDLNGDGVITDEDRTVLGSPIPDFVWGITTSMNYKAFDLSMVWQGSQGAEVFNIDPYYYESQWKGANTLTADEQAKTRLKVETDDMIQDASFTALRSLNIGYTLPKTWTKKAGVRVYFTGYNLLYFTADDYTSYNPEGVNLFNDNPLTMGYQRGAAPQYRSYALGLNLNF, translated from the coding sequence ATGAAAAAATTATTACAAATCCTTTTATTAATCACCTGTTTTACGGTCTGTTACGAGCCACTTAACGCTCAAGACACGAAGACAATTTCAGGTGTGATTACCTCACCCACGGATGGACTACCACTACCTGGTGCCGCTGTGGTAGTAAAGGGCTCAGAAGCCGCCACTATTACCGATGCCAATGGAGCCTTTACAATCCAAGCAAGCCCAGATGCCATACTCGAGGTTTCATTTATCGGGCACAAAACTCAACAAGTTTCAGTTTCAGGTAGAACGCAAATCAACATCTCACTGGAAGAAGAGACCAGCGTGCTGGAACAAGTAGTTGTTGTTGGTTATGGTACTCAAAAGAAATCACATGTTACCGGATCAGTAAGTAAAGCCGAGGGTAGCGAAATGGCTCAAATTGCTGTACCTCGTGCTGATCAAGCGCTTGTTGGTAAGCTAGCTGGAGTTCAAGTAACTAACACTAGCGCAGAAGCCGGAGCAGCGCCAACCATTCAAGTGAGAGGTTTAACCTCCATTAGCGCTAGTACTTCTCCACTTATTGTAATTGATGGATACCCTATTCAAGGTGATCTCTCTACTATTGACATGAATGACGTTGAGTCTATTGAAGTATTAAAAGATGCTGCATCTGCCTCTATATATGGATCTAGAGGTGCTAACGGAGTAATTCTGGTTACAACCAAAAGTGGCGGAAGCTCTTACGGTGCAAAACCTGCAACATTTACTTTCAACTCATATGTTGGCGTAAAAACTCCCATAAAACAAGAAATTTATCCTTCAAGTGATGAATGGTCAAACTATGTAAGAAGCAATCTTTCACAAATGGGCTTAACTACCGTACCTGATGAAATTGTACAAATGGACAATTTAGGTACCAACACAGACTGGGAAGATGTGATGATGCGTAACGGTTTAATTCAAAATTACTCCTTAGGCGTATCTGGTGGAACTCAAGGAGTAAACTATTACATAGGTGGTAGTTACATTGGAGATGAAGGTGTGCTTCGCACTAACGATTATGACAAGTATAACCTTAGGGTAAATATTGACAGTAAACTAAATGACTGGTTAGAAGTAGGCGTAAATATAAACCCAAGCATGAGCAAGCAGCAAATTCTTGGAGTTGGTCTACATGATGCTCTTCGCTCTCAGCCATGGTTGCCTGAATATCATACATCTGAAACCGTACAATATGCAGCTGCTGCCGGCTATGATGTACAGGTGGGCGATATTGCTCATGAAAGACATTTTTCGGATGTAAATGGAGTGAACCTTCAGCTTACAAGCAACAATAGTAGCTTGGCAAAAGTAGACGGCCGAACCCGCACCTCACAGTATTTTAGCAACATTGCGAATGCTTATGCCAAAGTAAAGCTTACCAAGTCTCTGTCCTTCAGAACAAGCTTTGGTACTTTTAATAGCTCAGCACAAAATGAGTACTTCCAAGAGTCTTGGTCAATCAGAACTGAGGCGACAGAAGGAACTTACTCTGAAGACAAAATTTTTGACTGGTTAAGTGAAAATACACTTACGTTTGATAAGTCATTTGGAGATCATGACCTGAATGTTCTTGGTGGGTTTTCAGCACAAAAAACAACTTACTCAAATACCAGCCTTGCGGCTAACTCTTTCTTAACCGACCAAATATCTACATTGAACGCTGGTATTATTTCTAGCGGAAGCACTTTTGAAGAGCAGTCTTCTCTAGCGTCACTTTTTTCTAGAGTAAACTACTCCTACAAAAACAAATACATGGTTTCGTTAAGTGCCCGTGGGGATGGAAGCTCAAAGTTTGGAATAAACAATCAATGGGGATTTTTCCCTTCAGCATCTTTAGGATGGCGTGTTAGTCAGGAAGATTTCTTCAAGCCACTTACCAACACCATTAATGAATTTAAGCTTAGAGCTACTGTGGGAAAAACAGGAAACAATGGTATCCCAAACTATGCTGCCTACGGCACATTGACCCCGGTAAATAGCATAAACAACAATACCATAGAGCAAGGCTTTGCACAAACCTCTACCTCAAATCCTGACCTAAGTTGGGAGAGTACTACTGAGACAAACTTTGGTATTGACATGGCCTTCATGGAAAATCGCCTGTATTTCTCATTTGACTACTACATTGCCGAAACTGACCAGCTCCTTCTACTTGTTCCAATTTCTGCTGTAACTGGTTTTACTGAAGAATATCAGAACATTGGTAAAATGAAAAATACAGGGTTTGACTTTGAGGTAAACTTTGTAGCCATTGACAATGATAAATTTACATGGAGAATTGGCGGAAATATTTCGCACTACCGCAATGAGTTGCTTGACTTTGCCGGTGTAGATCAATTGATTTCAACTCCTGATGAAAAACGTCCAAGTCAGTACATCGCACAAGTGGGATCTCCCTTAGTACAGTTTTATGGATATGAAACTGCTTCACAAATAAGCACTTCAGATCTTGCTACACCTTACTGGCCGGTAAATGTAGGTGCCGATGCTGTATATGTAAAAGACCTGAATGGAGATGGTGTAATTACCGATGAGGACAGAACTGTTTTAGGGTCACCAATTCCAGATTTTGTTTGGGGTATCACCACTAGTATGAACTATAAAGCCTTCGATCTTTCCATGGTATGGCAAGGTTCTCAAGGTGCTGAAGTTTTCAACATTGACCCATATTACTATGAGTCTCAATGGAAAGGTGCCAACACACTTACTGCTGATGAGCAAGCCAAAACTCGCCTTAAGGTAGAAACTGATGACATGATTCAGGACGCATCTTTTACTGCTCTTAGATCATTAAACATTGGGTACACACTCCCAAAAACCTGGACCAAAAAAGCAGGCGTGCGTGTATACTTTACGGGCTATAACCTACTATACTTTACAGCTGACGATTATACCAGCTATAATCCTGAAGGTGTAAACTTGTTTAACGACAACCCACTTACCATGGGATATCAGCGTGGTGCTGCTCCTCAGTACAGATCTTACGCCTTGGGCCTTAATCTAAACTTTTAA
- a CDS encoding RagB/SusD family nutrient uptake outer membrane protein, whose amino-acid sequence MKAIKYITLGLILAVSASCEKFLELEPESELTAEGYYEDAEQIESGLYACYDGLQQTIQIEFILTEMRSDNGTTVLNEGGFGQLDKFNDATTNNYTLNYWQLSYNTIMRANTVLKYLDVVTDAGQRSSFEGEARLIRAINYFNLVRLYGAVPLVDDVILSSEDEFFKRVDEATIYNFIKSDLQFAAQSLPATSDAGRPNLYTAMTLLGKVHLTLKEYSDAKIQLGNVINMGGYALEPNYEDVFSISNELNDEIIMAIEFKENSNGEGQSFSHEMTIQGEFGGLNNPTTDFINSAAAEDSIRTSFLITNDSPPLCGKYLSSANPLDAGNDWPLLRYADVLLMYGEAENELNGPTQDALDYLNETRNRAGLSSLTTTDITTADEYRTAMEEERRYELAFENHRWFDLLRTGRAFDVMNAQGATEGFSVPTYRLLYPIPQREIDVSNGLLTQNSGY is encoded by the coding sequence ATGAAAGCAATAAAATATATCACCCTTGGATTGATACTGGCAGTTTCTGCGTCTTGCGAAAAGTTCTTAGAGCTTGAGCCAGAGTCTGAGCTAACGGCAGAAGGATACTATGAAGATGCCGAACAAATAGAGTCTGGACTGTATGCCTGTTATGACGGTTTGCAGCAAACGATTCAAATCGAATTTATACTTACCGAAATGCGCTCCGATAATGGAACCACCGTGCTAAACGAAGGTGGATTTGGTCAGCTTGATAAATTCAATGACGCTACCACTAATAACTACACACTAAACTATTGGCAGCTTAGCTACAACACGATTATGCGTGCCAACACAGTTTTGAAATATCTTGACGTGGTGACAGATGCCGGACAGCGCTCATCCTTTGAAGGTGAAGCAAGATTGATAAGAGCAATCAACTACTTTAACTTAGTAAGGTTGTATGGTGCTGTGCCTTTGGTAGATGATGTAATTCTTTCTTCAGAAGACGAATTCTTCAAAAGAGTGGATGAAGCAACAATCTATAACTTTATCAAAAGTGATTTGCAATTTGCCGCTCAAAGCCTGCCCGCTACCAGTGATGCAGGTCGACCAAATCTTTACACGGCTATGACCCTTTTAGGAAAAGTACACTTGACTCTAAAAGAATATAGTGATGCTAAAATCCAATTAGGTAATGTTATCAATATGGGTGGGTACGCTCTGGAGCCTAATTATGAGGATGTATTTAGCATTTCTAATGAGCTTAATGATGAAATCATTATGGCTATTGAGTTTAAAGAAAACTCAAATGGAGAAGGACAATCATTTAGTCATGAAATGACTATTCAGGGTGAGTTTGGAGGATTGAATAATCCTACTACGGATTTTATTAACTCCGCTGCTGCTGAAGATAGCATTCGTACCAGCTTCTTGATTACAAATGATTCTCCTCCCCTTTGTGGAAAGTATCTATCATCCGCAAACCCACTAGATGCGGGTAATGACTGGCCTTTGCTGCGCTATGCCGATGTACTACTAATGTATGGGGAAGCGGAAAATGAACTTAACGGCCCTACACAGGATGCCTTGGATTACCTAAATGAAACACGAAACAGAGCAGGCCTATCATCTCTTACTACCACAGACATTACTACTGCAGATGAGTATCGTACTGCTATGGAAGAGGAGCGTAGATACGAGCTGGCCTTTGAAAACCATCGTTGGTTTGACCTACTTCGCACAGGCCGTGCATTCGATGTAATGAATGCTCAAGGTGCAACAGAAGGTTTTTCTGTACCTACCTATAGACTGCTTTATCCAATACCGCAAAGAGAAATTGATGTAAGCAATGGTTTGCTAACTCAAAATTCAGGATACTAA
- a CDS encoding chondroitinase-B domain-containing protein, whose translation MSKYSFIVLSLFALFSCDQQKVTTLNVESLNEKISSAKPGDTVLVPSGTYEDVIIHFSANGEENAPIVLMAENAGNTIFSGQSQVYISGSHLVLHGLKFENGFSPKGSVISFSSEDGKQKASYTRVTECAIINYSNPDRIKKDSWVTIDGTHNRFDHNYIGTKLNLGTTLIVEIADSLAINNYHSIDSNYFAPKPRMGSNGGETIRVGASSQSLKPSHLTLKNNYFDRCNGEVEAVSIKSSQNAVSGNVFYECEGVLAMRHGNENLVENNYFIGNGVAATGGLRVINAGHTIKHNYFSGIRGKRFFAALAVMNGVPNSPINRYHQVNNVLIDSNIFIDCTQIAFGIGSDNERTAAPINTTFSNNIIYQDDKDWQVEFLDDISGVKFENNVLSDVDVAHSGFSEADLMLAESSEGLDAINGYPQPKLPVQKSETGPHWLDKNQFEKEGSRTGEAFHINQSTKADLASTVANMQTGDTLWIDEAGEYPFEQPIEASKSIHIVAKAGIEHPQFVPGKNFRGRAFIEITDGVDVTIDGISFIGRSAYGDVPFGVSAIAPMLKHYNLTVNNCRFSEFNEGSFAGISAEKGTFADSIKVSNSWFKTISGQGIKLASENDDKGRYNAEFITIENCVFANIMGEAINIYRGGNDESTLGPFATISNCTFANVCNRELGTVVRMIGVQDAEIYNCNFTESGKSGRVILFEDPAWAEISIHDCNVYNSGRIQTFYPSRVQRNSITQKPVSYSNEAINNWQLEETK comes from the coding sequence ATGTCCAAATATTCATTTATCGTATTATCTCTTTTCGCACTTTTTAGTTGTGACCAACAAAAGGTTACCACTCTTAATGTTGAAAGTTTAAATGAAAAGATATCCTCAGCAAAACCTGGTGACACCGTATTGGTACCCTCAGGAACTTATGAAGATGTAATAATTCATTTTAGTGCAAATGGCGAAGAAAATGCTCCCATCGTTTTAATGGCAGAAAATGCAGGAAACACAATTTTTAGCGGACAATCTCAGGTGTATATCTCAGGATCACATTTAGTACTTCATGGCCTCAAATTCGAAAATGGTTTTTCACCAAAAGGTTCAGTAATATCATTTAGCTCAGAAGATGGAAAACAAAAAGCATCATACACCAGAGTTACGGAATGCGCAATTATCAATTACTCAAACCCTGATAGAATAAAGAAAGACAGCTGGGTGACTATTGACGGAACTCACAATAGATTCGACCACAACTACATCGGAACAAAACTCAACTTGGGCACTACACTTATTGTAGAAATTGCCGACTCGCTTGCTATAAACAATTATCACTCTATCGACTCCAATTACTTTGCCCCAAAACCACGCATGGGCAGTAATGGTGGTGAAACTATCCGTGTGGGAGCATCATCACAATCTTTAAAACCAAGCCACTTAACTTTAAAAAATAACTACTTCGACCGATGCAATGGCGAAGTGGAAGCCGTATCAATAAAGAGCAGTCAAAACGCTGTGTCCGGTAACGTTTTTTATGAATGCGAAGGCGTATTAGCCATGCGCCATGGAAACGAAAACCTTGTAGAAAACAACTATTTCATTGGCAACGGAGTTGCAGCCACGGGCGGACTTCGAGTAATAAATGCTGGCCATACTATCAAGCACAATTACTTCAGTGGAATTAGGGGCAAACGCTTTTTTGCGGCATTGGCAGTGATGAATGGAGTTCCAAACTCACCCATCAACCGCTATCACCAAGTAAACAATGTGCTCATAGACAGTAACATTTTTATCGATTGTACTCAAATAGCTTTTGGAATTGGTAGCGATAATGAGCGCACTGCGGCACCCATCAATACCACCTTTAGCAACAATATTATTTATCAGGATGATAAAGATTGGCAAGTAGAATTTTTAGACGATATATCAGGCGTAAAGTTTGAGAACAATGTGTTAAGTGACGTTGATGTTGCGCATTCAGGCTTTTCTGAAGCAGACCTTATGCTAGCGGAATCTTCGGAAGGCCTGGATGCCATCAACGGTTACCCTCAACCTAAATTACCTGTACAAAAATCCGAAACAGGTCCGCATTGGCTGGACAAGAATCAATTCGAAAAGGAAGGTTCAAGAACCGGTGAAGCATTTCACATTAACCAAAGTACTAAAGCAGATCTCGCAAGTACCGTTGCCAATATGCAAACTGGTGACACCCTTTGGATTGATGAAGCTGGAGAATATCCATTTGAGCAACCAATAGAAGCTTCAAAGTCCATTCACATTGTAGCGAAAGCAGGTATTGAGCACCCGCAATTTGTGCCTGGTAAAAATTTTAGAGGCCGCGCATTTATTGAAATTACTGACGGTGTTGACGTGACTATAGATGGAATTTCATTCATCGGACGATCGGCTTATGGCGATGTTCCATTTGGCGTTTCAGCCATCGCTCCAATGCTCAAGCATTACAACCTTACGGTCAATAATTGCCGCTTTTCAGAATTTAACGAAGGTAGCTTTGCCGGTATTTCTGCCGAGAAGGGAACTTTTGCAGACAGCATTAAAGTAAGCAATTCGTGGTTTAAAACTATCTCTGGCCAAGGCATAAAACTGGCTTCCGAAAACGATGATAAAGGCCGCTACAACGCAGAGTTTATAACTATTGAAAATTGTGTTTTTGCCAACATAATGGGCGAAGCCATCAATATTTACCGAGGCGGAAATGACGAAAGCACATTAGGACCATTTGCCACAATTAGCAATTGCACATTTGCCAACGTTTGTAATCGTGAGCTAGGCACAGTGGTTCGTATGATTGGAGTCCAAGATGCTGAAATCTACAATTGCAATTTCACTGAATCTGGCAAAAGTGGCCGTGTAATTTTATTTGAAGATCCTGCTTGGGCAGAGATTTCTATACATGATTGTAATGTCTACAACTCTGGGCGTATCCAAACATTTTACCCTTCAAGGGTTCAAAGAAATTCCATCACGCAAAAGCCGGTAAGCTATAGCAACGAAGCAATCAATAATTGGCAGTTAGAAGAAACCAAATGA
- a CDS encoding heparinase II/III domain-containing protein, with product MKKLLIHITMAFCGLMLLACANQEETEATVNTHAPKLLLTQNGADFIMAHQDNVLIEKSLGKLRTAFNTAVEKPLEFPQPLDAGGGYSHETHKANYQNALTAATLYLLESDTSALAYAKEILIGYAAMYPNLSTHPEGKTQAPGKLFWQILNEEVSLVYLIQAFDAINSALSENERATIITGLFEPMVSFIKDESASTFNKIHNHAMWGVAGVGMAGYVLDHPEWVDAALNGGDKSGNSGYFKQIDQLFSPDGYYSEGPYYQRYALMPLVILAQAIEANQPEIKVLEYKDGVILKTIETTVQLSACNGYFFPLNDAVKAKSIETPELGYALPLVFDHSENPDLWVEVMKQNGNVVLTDALVGLHKKKCEPFKRNTLYIKDGPKGESGALAILRSDPFCGGTTALLKFGTHGMGHGHFDQLGILWYGHGNEILADYGAARYHNIPQKFGGRYLPENDTWANQTIAHNTLVVDENNQYGGDDDLADQHHGDGIYFINSDSIKAAAAKNNTAYPGINLQRHVALVTLEGLGAVTIDITTANSEQSHQLDLPFHYKGDIVFRKPAVQMEANQLTVLGKENGYQHLWLRGASETTKLAQSTLVNGNSFYTISTTATQPFKVLWAQTGANDPEANLLHQEALIYRSKEKSQTWVSVLEPHGDYNTIHEKTSGAATQISGLTAEENNGVLTLKITTVSSQEFQLEFELSENQNFNNPHISISKV from the coding sequence ATGAAGAAACTGCTGATACATATTACCATGGCCTTTTGTGGCCTGATGCTCCTTGCTTGTGCAAACCAAGAAGAAACAGAAGCCACCGTGAATACCCATGCGCCAAAATTACTATTGACCCAAAATGGCGCTGATTTTATAATGGCGCATCAGGATAATGTGCTTATAGAAAAATCGCTTGGAAAGCTAAGAACAGCTTTTAATACAGCTGTAGAAAAGCCGCTTGAATTTCCACAACCGCTTGATGCTGGCGGTGGATATTCTCACGAAACGCACAAAGCAAATTACCAAAATGCGCTTACAGCTGCCACCCTTTATTTACTGGAAAGTGACACGTCTGCATTGGCTTACGCTAAAGAAATTCTAATTGGCTACGCAGCCATGTATCCAAATTTATCTACCCACCCAGAAGGAAAAACGCAAGCACCCGGCAAACTATTTTGGCAAATATTGAACGAAGAAGTTTCATTGGTTTACCTAATCCAAGCTTTTGACGCAATCAATTCGGCTCTTTCTGAAAACGAACGAGCTACCATCATCACCGGCTTGTTTGAGCCTATGGTAAGTTTTATCAAAGACGAATCTGCCAGCACATTTAACAAAATACACAACCACGCCATGTGGGGTGTTGCGGGTGTTGGTATGGCCGGTTACGTTTTAGATCATCCAGAGTGGGTTGATGCCGCCCTCAACGGAGGAGACAAATCGGGAAACAGTGGCTATTTTAAGCAAATAGACCAGCTTTTTTCACCTGACGGATATTATTCTGAAGGCCCATATTATCAGCGCTACGCTCTAATGCCACTGGTGATTTTGGCCCAAGCTATAGAAGCAAATCAGCCTGAGATAAAAGTACTGGAGTACAAGGACGGTGTGATTTTAAAAACCATTGAAACCACAGTACAACTAAGTGCCTGCAACGGATATTTCTTTCCGCTAAACGATGCGGTAAAAGCGAAAAGCATCGAAACTCCAGAGCTAGGTTATGCCTTGCCACTGGTTTTTGATCACAGCGAAAACCCGGATCTATGGGTTGAGGTGATGAAACAAAACGGAAATGTAGTACTGACCGATGCTTTGGTTGGACTTCATAAAAAGAAATGTGAGCCTTTTAAGCGAAATACACTTTACATAAAAGATGGTCCGAAAGGTGAAAGTGGAGCTTTAGCCATTTTGCGTTCCGATCCGTTTTGTGGTGGAACAACTGCACTTTTAAAGTTCGGTACACACGGCATGGGACACGGTCATTTTGATCAGCTTGGTATATTGTGGTACGGCCATGGCAATGAAATTTTAGCTGATTATGGCGCTGCTCGTTACCACAACATTCCTCAAAAATTTGGAGGGAGATATTTGCCCGAAAATGATACTTGGGCCAATCAAACCATTGCGCACAATACATTGGTGGTAGACGAAAACAACCAATACGGTGGCGATGATGATTTAGCCGATCAGCATCATGGTGATGGCATTTACTTTATCAATTCGGACTCTATAAAAGCTGCTGCTGCAAAAAACAACACGGCCTACCCGGGGATAAACTTACAACGCCATGTAGCCTTGGTCACCTTAGAAGGACTTGGGGCTGTAACTATAGACATAACTACCGCTAATAGCGAGCAAAGTCACCAACTTGATTTGCCCTTTCACTACAAAGGAGACATAGTATTTCGCAAGCCAGCGGTACAAATGGAAGCCAATCAACTTACAGTTTTGGGTAAAGAAAATGGCTATCAACACCTTTGGCTGCGTGGCGCTTCAGAAACCACCAAACTGGCACAAAGCACATTGGTAAACGGCAATTCATTTTACACCATTAGCACAACAGCTACCCAGCCTTTTAAAGTGCTTTGGGCGCAAACTGGAGCTAATGATCCAGAGGCAAATTTGCTTCATCAAGAAGCTTTGATTTACAGAAGCAAAGAAAAATCGCAAACCTGGGTTTCAGTTTTAGAGCCTCATGGCGATTACAACACCATTCACGAAAAAACATCTGGCGCAGCAACTCAAATTTCTGGCCTTACAGCCGAAGAAAACAACGGAGTGCTTACTCTAAAAATTACCACGGTTTCATCTCAGGAATTTCAACTTGAGTTTGAACTTTCAGAAAATCAAAATTTTAACAACCCGCATATATCAATATCAAAAGTATGA
- a CDS encoding cupin domain-containing protein: MNRSEEFILTQNMDWEELGGGVSRKFLGYDNQIMMVKVKFEKGAVGSPHHHFHTQATYCVEGKFEFEIDGKKQIVNGGDGVYIPPNALHGAVCLEAGMLIDVFSPVREDFLDGSGVSYFGDKD, from the coding sequence ATGAACAGAAGCGAAGAATTTATTCTAACTCAAAACATGGATTGGGAAGAACTTGGAGGCGGTGTGAGCCGCAAATTTCTAGGATATGACAACCAAATCATGATGGTGAAAGTAAAGTTTGAAAAAGGTGCCGTGGGCTCTCCCCACCATCATTTTCATACACAAGCCACCTACTGTGTAGAGGGCAAATTTGAATTTGAAATAGACGGTAAAAAGCAAATCGTAAATGGCGGTGATGGAGTTTACATTCCACCAAATGCGCTACATGGCGCTGTATGCCTTGAAGCCGGAATGCTGATTGACGTTTTCAGCCCTGTTCGTGAAGATTTTCTTGACGGAAGTGGCGTGTCTTATTTTGGCGACAAAGACTAA
- a CDS encoding MFS transporter, whose product MKLKGLRWWIIGLIFIATVINYIDRTAFALLWPQMGEDLGMDKSDYAVMLNVFMACYAFGKFASGKLYDVIGTRLGFTVSIIVWSVASAFHAFARGLITLSIFRGLLGIGEAGNWPGAVKSNGEWFPVKERAIAQGIFNAGASIGNVIAPFVIVLLYSQFGWKTTYIILGALGILWVIPWLFLNKSTPEKHPWVTEKERNLILSSRIDEEDDPSKKAKSLSVAKILSHKESWGVLACRFFIEPIWWFFAGWMPIYLNDKFGLSIEEIAGTMWISYLMAAAGSILGGIFTGELMKRFSVDASRKATIVVGGVLILAAFVSIIMFVRQDNFMTFIYLAGIALFGFQFAIGNIQTISSDLFRGPSVGTLAGLAGTVAAISPMIMNWFVGQITTSSYTPAFIAICVAVAMGVLSIFILIKNIGPVRE is encoded by the coding sequence ATGAAACTAAAAGGATTAAGGTGGTGGATTATAGGGTTGATTTTTATCGCAACCGTTATAAACTATATTGATAGAACTGCCTTTGCATTATTGTGGCCTCAGATGGGCGAAGACTTGGGCATGGACAAGTCGGACTACGCGGTAATGCTAAATGTTTTTATGGCGTGCTATGCCTTCGGAAAATTTGCTTCGGGCAAGTTGTATGACGTTATCGGAACACGCCTCGGCTTTACCGTTTCCATTATCGTTTGGTCGGTAGCATCGGCTTTTCATGCTTTCGCTCGAGGCTTAATTACGCTCTCTATTTTTAGAGGTCTTTTAGGAATTGGCGAAGCCGGAAACTGGCCCGGTGCCGTGAAGAGCAACGGGGAATGGTTTCCTGTAAAAGAACGCGCTATTGCCCAAGGTATATTTAATGCAGGAGCCTCCATTGGTAATGTAATTGCTCCTTTTGTAATTGTTTTGCTTTACAGTCAATTTGGTTGGAAAACCACCTACATCATTTTAGGAGCACTTGGTATTTTATGGGTTATTCCATGGCTGTTTCTAAATAAATCTACGCCTGAAAAACATCCTTGGGTAACAGAGAAAGAAAGAAACTTAATTCTTTCCAGCAGAATAGATGAGGAAGATGACCCTTCTAAAAAAGCCAAAAGCCTTAGTGTTGCAAAAATTTTAAGCCACAAAGAATCTTGGGGAGTATTAGCCTGCCGCTTTTTTATAGAGCCCATCTGGTGGTTTTTTGCTGGCTGGATGCCAATTTACTTGAATGACAAGTTCGGTTTGAGCATTGAAGAAATTGCCGGTACGATGTGGATCTCCTATTTGATGGCAGCAGCCGGAAGTATTTTAGGAGGAATCTTTACTGGAGAGTTAATGAAGCGATTCTCGGTAGATGCTTCTAGAAAAGCAACCATAGTAGTGGGAGGAGTATTGATTTTAGCGGCCTTCGTTTCCATAATAATGTTTGTGAGACAAGACAACTTCATGACATTTATCTACCTGGCAGGTATCGCTCTATTTGGTTTTCAGTTTGCCATTGGCAACATCCAAACCATATCAAGTGATTTATTCAGAGGCCCATCTGTAGGCACATTAGCAGGATTAGCAGGCACAGTAGCAGCCATTTCTCCCATGATTATGAACTGGTTTGTAGGTCAAATAACCACAAGTTCCTACACACCAGCATTTATAGCAATATGCGTAGCCGTTGCCATGGGCGTATTATCCATTTTCATATTAATAAAAAACATAGGCCCTGTAAGGGAATAG